From the genome of Sphingobacterium sp. UGAL515B_05:
CAAATATTTCTTAGATCTTTTCCGGTTAGTGCAAACATGATATCTTGGTAACAATGACTTTATACAAAAAAAGGAAAGTCTTATTAACAAGAGATTAACCAAAGATGAAGAATAGGAAAATTGTATGTAAATTGGAATTAGAAAATCAATACCAATTCTTCCTATAGCTGTAACGTGTAAATAAAGGCAAAGGGTAGGAAAAAACTAATCATTGGAAAATTTTAATACAAAATTGACAGACGTATATTTCTTGCAGATAGACTTCGCGAAGTTTTTTTGAATGGACGTTGGATTGCCAATACCAACTATCAGGAACAACTATTGGATACGACCTGGGAACAGGCCATATTCAAAATAAATGATCTGAATTCTATCGCTGCCCTAACCTATCATATCAATTATTACCTCGAGGGATTACTTATGGCATTTGAGCATGGAAAATTGGAAATCAGCGATAAATACAGCTTTGATATCCCGCCTATCCGATCCAAAGCCGATTGGAATGCGCTAGTAGATCGATTCCTAAAAAACGCAGCAACATTTGCCGACAACATTGCCCAATTTGAAGAAAACCTCTTCGATCAGCCATTTATTGATAAAAAGTATGGATCTTACCTTAGAAATATCGAAGGTGTAATCGAACATAGCTATTATCACCTTGGTCAGATTTCACTGATCAAAAAGTTAATTCTTCAATCGGAGTAAATTGT
Proteins encoded in this window:
- a CDS encoding DinB family protein → MNGRWIANTNYQEQLLDTTWEQAIFKINDLNSIAALTYHINYYLEGLLMAFEHGKLEISDKYSFDIPPIRSKADWNALVDRFLKNAATFADNIAQFEENLFDQPFIDKKYGSYLRNIEGVIEHSYYHLGQISLIKKLILQSE